One Spinacia oleracea cultivar Varoflay chromosome 4, BTI_SOV_V1, whole genome shotgun sequence DNA segment encodes these proteins:
- the LOC110783588 gene encoding peroxidase 57-like has translation MKFPTNFGLVMVTLGLMLISSPLAECGAFGLKVNLRNPFSKQNSKPTKTSETPAQSPAAGLAPAPSPFSSYPWTPSGSGLVVGFYNDKCDSNVEVIIEFLVEQEFKKDPTILPALLRLQFHDCFVHGCDASILVDGPSTEKTAEANLSVRGYEFIERLKAALESECPGVVSCADIIAVATKVLIKLGGGLDYPVETGRKDGLVSNAADVQLPNPSMTVDEAAAVFAAKNFTLEEMVVLLGYHAVGIAHCNFFQDRLYQGTAQFDSEMDPSLVRQLKQTCPQSPITNNTTPLNQDSTNNNTLNNRFYGELLGNRGLLAVDQALSRDPASSTIVTKLSQNRALFDIRTAQVMIKLQAVEVLIGDQGGIRKTCGNIN, from the exons atgaagtttCCTACAAATTTTGGGTTAGTCATGGTAACCCTAGGGTTAATGTTGATATCAAGTCCATTGGCTGAATGTGGTGCATTTGGCTTAAAGGTGAATTTACGTAatcccttttcaaaacaaaattcaaagccAACAAAAACAAGTGAAACTCCGGCGCAATCTCCGGCGGCCGGGCTTGCTCCTGCTCCTAGTCCATTTTCATCATATCCGTGGACTCCTTCTGGTTCTGGTTTGGTAGTTGGTTTCTACAATGATAAATGTGATTCCAATGTTGAAGTCATCATCGAATTTCTAGTTGAACAAGAGTTTAAAAAGGATCCTACCATTCTTCCTGCCCTTCTTCGTCTCCAGTTCCATGATTGTTTTGTCCAT GGTTGTGATGCATCCATCCTTGTCGACGGTCCATCGACAGAGAAGACAGCAGAGGCTAATCTCAGCGTCAGGGGTTATGAATTTATCGAAAGATTGAAGGCCGCCCTCGAATCAGAATGTCCTGGTGTCGTCTCTTGTGCTGACATTATTGCGGTTGCTACTAAAGTTCTTATTAAACTG gGAGGAGGACTGGACTATCCGGTAGAAACAGGACGAAAGGATGGACTTGTATCCAACGCCGCAGATGTTCAACTTCCAAATCCTTCCATGACCGTTGACGAAGCTGCTGCTGTTTTCGCTGCCAAAAACTTCACCTTAGAAGAAATGGTTGTCCTTTTAG gcTATCACGCTGTTGGAATTGCACACTGTAATTTCTTCCAAGACAGACTTTACCAAGGCACAGCCCAATTCGACTCGGAGATGGACCCAAGCCTTGTTAGACAGCTAAAGCAAACTTGTCCACAAAGCCCAATCACCAACAACACTACTCCTCTAAACCAAGATTCAACCAACAACAACACATTGAACAACCGTTTCTATGGCGAGCTCCTCGGAAACCGGGGACTTCTCGCAGTCGACCAAGCATTGTCCCGTGATCCTGCAAGTTCTACCATCGTTACCAAGTTGTCCCAAAATCGTGCATTGTTTGACATTAGAACTGCACAAGTCATGATTAAGCTGCAAGCTGTTGAGGTCCTCATAGGAGACCAAGGTGGAATTAGGAAAACTTGCGGCAACATTAACTAA
- the LOC110783605 gene encoding uncharacterized protein, protein MSVASCSTLLKALTIWLILVLGNVDESHGSKLGVKRSKLGHRGNKNKSHGFGLYERRSKFGGRNKSDGIVDTSEGYEHTRNRYRYGVIIEYQRKPHGSVGLRKSSRAKHRSYTYNQRERRGSSPYYSPLTSSPPAPNTYPSIYGTSPPSQSTNIPNPPTNSYSAPSNHFNPPSIPSSPPPTPFINTPSPSISPISPTNPPADIDHHTNNHFSPSISRRPTQILNPPTPQINPWPSSNPSTSVLSPSPTQFINSFSPSLSPTSSSSNTPMSSANPSTTSTPIDPPTHSFSPSMTPFNSPHPSNIPSPSPLTPTTDPLTPSITPSTPHLNPSNTSISPFMNAPSPSIIPSIPPINTPINTPTHAPTLSISPPITPINTPTNAHVPSISPFSPPLNSPTNALTPSISPSSPPINTPPTPSISPSNPPTNAPTPSISASNPPINAPSPSISPSISPSIPSNTNSSNPSRPFGLQVAFYKGLCPNHILDIEATITSLIQQHFRKDPTLLPALLRMQFHDCFVHGCDASILIDGPSSEKVAGPNLSVRGYEFIDALKDVVEEECPGVVSCADIIAIATKELIKLGGGPEYFVLTGRKDGLISEAQDVRFPNPFGPVTQSIVAFGDKNFTPEEMVALFGAHTVGISQCIFFQDRLYQGTFEFDPNMDPNLRRQLMPTCPQGPIANNFTFLDQNPQSSNIFDNSFYDQILKRRGILKIDQELARDPQTRGFVLQFARNPALFNTKFVSAMIKLQALDVLLGDEGQIRKVCSKVN, encoded by the exons ATGAGTGTTGCAAGTTGTAGTACATTACTTAAGGCACTAACCATTTGGCTTATCTTGGTTTTGGGGAATGTCGATGAATCTCATGGCTCCAAATTGGGTGTAAAACGCTCTAAATTGGGCCACCGTGGCAATAAAAATAAATCCCATGGATTTGGTTTGTATGAAAGGCGATCAAAATTTGGTGGTCGAAATAAATCTGACGGTATTGTTGATACATCAGAAGGTTATGAGCATACACGCAATCGATACCGATACGGTGTGATAATTGAGTACCAGAGGAAGCCACATGGTTCAGTTGGGTTGCGAAAGAGTAGTCGTGCAAAGCATCGGTCGTATACGTATAATCAACGAGAAAGGCGAGGAAGTAGTCCTTATTATAGTCCTTTGACAAGCTCTCCTCCGGCTCCAAACACGTACCCGTCAATTTATGGCACAAGTCCACCGTCACAGTCAACAAACATTCCTAATCCTCCAACCAATTCTTACAGTGCTCCTTCAAATCATTTTAATCCTCCTTCAATTCCTTCTAGTCCTCCCCCTACTCCTTTTATAAATACCCCTTCCCCTTCAATTAGCCCTATTTCTCCTACAAATCCTCCAGCAGATATCGATCATCATACAAATAATCACTTCTCCCCTTCAATAAGTCGACGTCCTACTCAAATTCTTAACCCTCCAACACCTCAAATAAACCCATGGCCATCTAGTAATCCTTCAACTAGTGTTTTATCCCCTTCACCAACTCAATTTATAAATTCTTTTTCTCCTTCATTAAGCCCGACTAGCTCTTCTTCTAATACTCCCATGTCTTCTGCTAATCCTTCGACTACTAGTACTCCTATTGATCCTCCTACTCATTCTTTCTCTCCTTCAATGACTCCTTTTAATTCTCCTCACCCTTCAAATATTCCTTCGCCTTCTCCTCTAACACCTACCACGGATCCTTTAACACCTTCAATAACTCCATCTACTCCTCATTTAAATCCCTCTAACACTTCGATAAGCCCTTTTATGAATGCTCCTTCTCCATCAATTATTCCTTCTATTCCTCCCATTAATACTCCCATTAATACTCCCACACACGCTCCAACTCTATCAATAAGTCCTCCTATTACTCCCATTAATACTCCAACAAATGCTCATGTTCCATCTATAAGTCCTTTTAGTCCTCCCCTTAATAGTCCGACAAATGCTCTAACTCCATCTATCAGTCCTTCTAGTCCTCCCATAAATACTCCGCCCACTCCATCAATAAGTCCTTCTAATCCTCCAACGAATGCTCCCACTCCATCAATTAGTGCATCTAATCCTCCCATCAATGCTCCTTCTCCATCTATAAGTCCATCTATAAGTCCATCTATTCCTTCAAACACAAATTCTTCCAATCCATCTAGACCTTTTGGTTTGCAAGTAGCCTTCTATAAAGGTTTATGTCCTAATCATATTTTGGATATCGAGGCCACCATTACATCTCTAATTCAACAACATTTTCGCAAAGATCCAACTCTTCTACCCGCCCTTCTTCGCATGCAATTTCATGATTGTTTCGTCCAT gGATGCGATGCATCGATTTTAATTGATGGACCTTCGAGTGAGAAAGTTGCTGGTCCAAATTTAAGTGTTAGGGGGTACGAGTTTATTGACGCTTTAAAGGATGTAGTAGAAGAAGAATGCCCAGGTGTCGTCTCTTGTGCTGACATAATCGCTATTGCTACTAAAGAGCTTATCAAGCTG GGTGGCGGGCCAGAATATTTTGTACTAACAGGGCGAAAAGATGGGCTTATCTCAGAAGCCCAGGATGTGAGGTTTCCAAACCCATTTGGGCCAGTCACACAAAGTATTGTAGCCTTTGGTGATAAAAACTTTACTCCAGAAGAAATGGTAGCACTTTTTG GTGCACATACTGTCGGAATTTCACAATGCATTTTCTTCCAAGATCGTTTGTACCAAGGAACATTCGAATTCGATCCGAACATGGATCCAAACCTTCGTCGACAATTAATGCCTACTTGTCCTCAAGGCCCCATAGCAAACAACTTCACCTTTCTTGATCAAAATCCACAAAGCTCAAACATATTTGACAACTCTTTCTATGATCAAATTCTTAAGCGACGAGGAATCCTAAAGATAGACCAAGAACTAGCACGTGATCCTCAAACTAGAGGATTCGTTCTACAATTTGCCCGAAATCCTGCCTTATTCAATACTAAATTTGTAAGTGCTATGATTAAATTGCAAGCTCTAGACGTCCTCCTCGGTGATGAAGGACAAATTAGGAAAGTTTGTAGTAAAGTCAATTAA